One Vicia villosa cultivar HV-30 ecotype Madison, WI unplaced genomic scaffold, Vvil1.0 ctg.000852F_1_1, whole genome shotgun sequence genomic window carries:
- the LOC131631639 gene encoding uncharacterized protein LOC131631639 has product MRRVFGKIAGLFSNRTAAGVDKTGNKYFTKHEEIDGIMKEKRWVVFKGEQDPTSIPVEWICWLNGQRKRAPTTEEQIELDARREQVRQNVALLKKEEEERNAKEGSRVRRVVGTENVGGPDLKSFIRQLQAPSEGNEVEESPGTKNDSRSSQDSTTKNAKDELESSEPTGSGASYRPGTWQPPF; this is encoded by the exons ATGCGGAGGGTATTTGGGAAGATTGCTGGGTTGTTCAGCAATCGAACTGCGGCTGGAGTAGATAAAACTGGGAACAAATACTTCACCAAACACGAAGAAATTGATGGTATCA TGAAAGAGAAGAGATGGGTGGTGTTTAAGGGAGAGCAAGATCCTACCTCCATTCCAG TTGAATGGATATGTTGGCTGAACGGGCAGCGTAAAAGGGCTCCAACTACAGAG GAACAGATAGAATTGGATGCAAGACGTGAACAAGTTAGACAGAATGTTGCAC TTctcaagaaagaagaagaagaaaggaatGCCAAAGAAGGAAGTAGAGTCAGACGTGTCGTCGGCACTG AAAACGTTGGTGGTCCGGACTTGAAAAGTTTTATACGGCAGTTACAGGCTCCTTCCGAAG GTAACGAGGTTGAAGAATCACCTGGCACAAAGAATGACTCGAG GAGTTCTCAAGATAGCACAACTAAGAATGCAAAAGATGAGCTTGA aTCTTCAGAGCCAACTGGATCGGGTGCAAGTTATAGACCTGGAACATGGCAACCTCCATTTTGA